The following coding sequences lie in one Pseudoalteromonas sp. Scap06 genomic window:
- a CDS encoding gamma-butyrobetaine hydroxylase-like domain-containing protein: protein MKQVTKVHYHSVSKNLDVFFDDHSDATFSTEFLRVHSPSAEVQGHGSEPMKLVLNKQTVGIKSITPVGHYALRLEFDDGHNSGLFSWQYLAKLQAEHTKLWDTYLERVKQHENNKDSVPIKFVP from the coding sequence ATGAAACAAGTAACTAAAGTGCACTATCATAGTGTAAGTAAAAATTTAGATGTGTTTTTTGATGATCATTCAGACGCAACCTTCAGTACTGAATTTTTACGGGTTCACTCTCCCTCAGCCGAGGTGCAAGGCCATGGCTCTGAGCCTATGAAGTTAGTACTTAATAAACAAACAGTGGGCATTAAAAGCATTACACCCGTAGGGCATTACGCGTTGCGTTTAGAGTTTGACGACGGGCACAACAGCGGGTTGTTTAGCTGGCAATATTTGGCTAAGTTACAAGCCGAACATACTAAGTTGTGGGACACTTATTTAGAACGTGTTAAACAACATGAAAATAACAAAGATAGCGTACCAATAAAATTTGTACCTTAA
- a CDS encoding SPOR domain-containing protein: MAQHDYINKKPKNRKNTKQEPAKKPFPLLLTLIALVLVGGFAYGLWFVKNNADPDLVEKQANPTAEKQVEIAKPRPPKFIKEIKEHEIQVEVKELEQKGPYVMQCGSFKTHQQAETLKAKIAFAGLISEIKKTTGTNGIWYKVRLGPYETKRQAESDKNKLKRINIVGCGIWGWT; the protein is encoded by the coding sequence ATGGCACAGCACGATTATATTAATAAAAAACCAAAAAATAGAAAAAACACCAAACAAGAACCGGCTAAAAAACCTTTTCCGCTGTTATTAACCCTGATTGCACTAGTACTTGTGGGTGGCTTTGCATATGGACTCTGGTTTGTTAAAAATAATGCCGATCCTGATCTTGTTGAAAAACAAGCAAACCCAACAGCCGAAAAACAAGTAGAAATAGCTAAACCGCGACCACCTAAATTTATTAAAGAAATTAAAGAGCATGAAATTCAAGTTGAAGTGAAAGAACTTGAACAAAAAGGCCCTTATGTTATGCAGTGTGGTTCATTTAAAACGCATCAACAAGCTGAAACCTTAAAGGCTAAAATAGCCTTTGCTGGGCTAATTTCAGAGATCAAAAAAACCACAGGTACTAATGGTATTTGGTATAAGGTGCGTTTAGGGCCTTATGAAACCAAGCGCCAAGCAGAAAGTGATAAGAACAAACTAAAACGAATTAATATCGTTGGCTGCGGAATTTGGGGCTGGACTTGA
- the hslU gene encoding HslU--HslV peptidase ATPase subunit: MSDMTPREIVHELDQHIIGQAKAKKAVAIALRNRWRRMQLNEDLRAEVTPKNILMIGPTGVGKTEIARRLAKLANAPFIKVEATKFTEVGYVGKEVETIIRDLVDVSIKMTREQQTKKFKHRAEEAAEERILDVLLPPVKDQYGEVQRDESSSTRQSFRKKLREGQLDDKEIDIDLAQAQPNVEIMAPPGMEEMTNQLQGMFQNMGGDKRTKRKLKIKEAFKLLTEEEAGKLVNPEELKEQAIFAVEQNGIVFIDEIDKICKRGEASGPDVSREGVQRDLLPLIEGSTVNTKHGMVKTDHMLFIASGAFQMSKPSDMIPELQGRLPIRVELEALTADDFKRILTEPHASLTEQQRELLKTEHVAVEFSDDAIERIAKAAWQVNEKTENIGARRLHTVMERLMEEISYDASEKAGSSLVIDAAYVEKHLGALVEDEDLSRFIL, encoded by the coding sequence ATGTCTGATATGACCCCAAGAGAAATTGTTCATGAGCTAGACCAACATATTATTGGTCAAGCAAAAGCAAAAAAAGCGGTTGCTATTGCCCTTCGTAATCGCTGGCGCCGTATGCAGTTAAACGAAGATTTACGTGCAGAAGTAACGCCAAAGAATATTTTAATGATTGGCCCTACTGGTGTAGGTAAAACGGAAATTGCGCGTCGATTAGCAAAACTGGCTAATGCCCCCTTTATTAAAGTGGAAGCCACTAAATTCACAGAAGTAGGTTATGTAGGTAAAGAAGTTGAAACTATCATCCGTGATTTAGTCGACGTTTCAATCAAAATGACCCGTGAACAACAAACCAAAAAGTTTAAACACCGTGCAGAAGAAGCCGCTGAAGAGCGTATTTTAGATGTATTACTACCTCCAGTGAAAGATCAGTATGGGGAAGTTCAGCGCGATGAAAGCTCATCGACACGTCAATCGTTTCGTAAAAAATTACGCGAAGGCCAGCTAGATGACAAAGAAATCGATATTGATTTAGCCCAAGCTCAACCGAATGTTGAAATTATGGCTCCTCCTGGTATGGAAGAAATGACCAACCAGCTACAGGGCATGTTTCAAAATATGGGTGGTGATAAACGCACTAAACGTAAGCTTAAAATTAAAGAAGCATTTAAACTACTTACCGAAGAAGAAGCCGGAAAATTAGTTAACCCTGAAGAATTAAAAGAGCAGGCAATTTTTGCTGTAGAGCAAAACGGCATTGTGTTTATTGACGAAATCGACAAAATCTGTAAGCGCGGTGAAGCCTCAGGCCCAGATGTAAGCCGTGAAGGTGTACAACGTGATTTACTACCGCTTATTGAAGGTTCTACAGTAAACACTAAGCATGGCATGGTCAAAACTGACCATATGCTATTTATTGCCTCAGGTGCATTCCAGATGTCTAAACCATCAGACATGATCCCGGAGTTACAAGGCCGTTTACCTATTCGTGTTGAACTTGAAGCACTCACAGCCGATGACTTTAAGCGCATTTTAACTGAGCCACACGCATCACTTACGGAGCAACAACGCGAGCTACTCAAAACAGAGCATGTCGCTGTTGAATTTAGCGACGATGCAATTGAGCGAATTGCTAAAGCCGCTTGGCAGGTTAATGAGAAAACCGAAAACATCGGTGCTCGCCGTCTGCATACTGTTATGGAAAGATTAATGGAAGAAATTTCATATGATGCTTCTGAAAAAGCGGGTTCAAGTTTAGTTATTGACGCTGCCTATGTTGAAAAGCACCTAGGTGCGCTGGTTGAAGATGAAGACTTAAGCCGCTTTATTCTTTAA
- the hslV gene encoding ATP-dependent protease subunit HslV — protein MTTIVSVRRDDKVVIGGDGQVSLGNTVMKGNARKVRRLYNGKVIAGFAGGTADAFTLFERFESKLEMHQGNLTKAAVEMAKDWRSDRALRKLEALLAVADETASLIITGNGDVVQPENDLIAIGSGGNFAQSAATALLENTDLSAHEIVEKSLTIAGNICVFTNNFQTIEEL, from the coding sequence ATGACTACAATCGTAAGTGTACGCCGTGATGACAAAGTTGTTATTGGTGGTGACGGCCAAGTCTCCCTTGGTAATACTGTAATGAAGGGCAATGCCCGAAAAGTTCGACGTCTTTATAATGGCAAAGTAATCGCTGGTTTCGCTGGCGGTACTGCTGATGCCTTCACCCTTTTCGAACGTTTTGAAAGCAAATTAGAAATGCACCAAGGCAATCTAACTAAAGCGGCTGTAGAAATGGCTAAAGATTGGCGTAGCGATCGTGCCTTACGCAAACTTGAAGCCCTGCTAGCTGTTGCTGATGAAACTGCCTCATTGATCATCACTGGTAATGGTGACGTCGTACAACCTGAAAACGACCTGATCGCAATTGGCAGCGGCGGAAACTTTGCACAATCTGCTGCAACCGCCTTATTAGAAAATACCGACTTAAGTGCCCATGAAATTGTAGAGAAAAGTCTTACAATTGCTGGCAACATCTGTGTATTTACGAATAACTTCCAAACTATCGAAGAATTGTAA